A single genomic interval of Rhododendron vialii isolate Sample 1 chromosome 3a, ASM3025357v1 harbors:
- the LOC131320142 gene encoding protein SPEAR3-like gives MGSSYYGEPNYTGNERSAAAGGGGSSSRKGNNKKGGSNNNSEKAPKQPQRGLGVAQLEKIRLNSQLIPPSTNYHLPTHYPTQLLNQEEIRMPTAYSSMPTSSASFPYAPAASSYGFYGHQNVAMGLGQFEEANVRYPESQPSSTIPRFQSQYPNSGTLETPYFTQPSMTRHHPVEDSFQKKRKKDSIGSSSQNSNTSDNELDLELKL, from the exons ATGGGAAGCAGTTATTACGGGGAGCCAAATTACACAGGGAATGAAAGATCTGCTGCTGCAGGAGGAGGAGGTTCATCATCAAGGAAAGGGAACAACAAGAAAGGGGGCAGTAATAATAATTCAGAAAAGGCCCCTAAACAGCCACAAAGAGGACTCGGTGTTGCTCAATTAGAGAAGATCCGACTCAACTCTCAACTCATACCACCTTCTACTAATTACCACCTTCCTACTCATTACCCAACTCAACTCCTCaaccag GAGGAGATTAGAATGCCAACGGCATATTCATCAATGCCAACATCATCAGCATCCTTCCCTTATGCACCAGCAGCATCTTCTTATGGTTTCTATGGCCACCAAAACGTCGCG ATGGGATTGGGTCAATTCGAAGAAGCAAATGTCAGATATCCTGAGTCTCAACCTAGCAGTACCATACCGAG ATTTCAGAGTCAATACCCCAACAGTGGCACGCTGGAGACACCATATTTCACACAACCCAGCATGACAAGACACCACCCTGTTGAG GACTCATTccaaaagaagaggaagaaagatTCTATCGGGTCCAGCAGTCAAAACTCCAATACAAGTGACAATGAGCTAGATTTGGAGCTTAAACTTTAA